TATTGCTAAACAACAACAAACCGATGAGATTGAGTCTGTAGAACAACTCAAAGCTTTTGCTGAACAAATTCAACAAAAAATTGCCAAATTTGAAAAAGCACTTTTATTACTTAGTTCCCCTGATGGTATTGGTTTAAGTACATCTGAAGATATTCATATATCCGCAGATGCACAAATTAATCAAATTGCGGGTGACAGTATTAATATCAGTACGCAAAAGAATTTGATTGCCCATGCGCAAAATAGGTTGAGTCTTTTTGCTGCACAAGGTGGACTCAAAGCAGTTGCTGCAAAAAATAAGGTTGAGATTCAAGCGCAGTCAGATGCATTGGATGTACTGGCGAAGATGGGCATTACCATTTCTTCGACTGATGACAAAGTGATCATTAGTAGTCCGAAAGAAGTTCAGATTACAGGTGCAAGCTCACAAATTACTTTGAATGGTTCAGGGATTTTTCCGAAAACAGGTGGAAAGTTTGAGGTTAAGGCTGGACAGCATATTTTTCAGGGTGGCAGTAAAGTTCAACCTAAAAATATTGGTTTACCATTATTAGGTGAAACTCAAAATTGGATGGAATTGAATTATCATTATGACGATTTATCACCAGTTAAAGGTGCTCCTTTTAAAGTCTTTTTTGAAGACGGAAGTTATAGGGAAGGTGTATTAGATGATAAAGGATACGCAAAATTAGAAAATGTACCTAAAGGAAAGTCTGAAATATTTTATGGTGAAGACCCTGCTGAATTTAAAAGAGATATACCTGATGACTTAGATGCTGAAACTCAAGAAGAAGATGAAAATGATGATAATCTTTGGTCACTTTTGGACGAAGAAGCATATCAAAAACTTACTAATGATTTACAGAATGGGGCGAAATAATGGGCTCAATTGCTAAGTATAAACGTTCTGTAGATTCAGTTCCGAGCGGATGGTTACAAAGCTTAAAAAAGGATACGCTGACTTTTCTTAAAGGTGACAGTACAGGTGGTTGGGCAATTCTAGCGGAGACAGTAATAGGCTGTGTTCCTGTACTAGGACAGTTGGTAGATGCAAGAGATATTATTAAAGCGATTATCATTTTATCTGCAAATCCAGCTAGCCCTGCTGGATGGTTTGATCTTATCACAGCATTAATTGGCTTAGTTCCAGGTGGTGGGGATGCTGTCAAAATGTCATTAAAAAGTGTCAAAAAAGGCGCTTTGCCAATGGATAGTATTTTAGATGGTATTCGAAAATTAGGGAAAGGTGATCCTGAGCAATTGATACGAAAGTGTCTAGATCTAAATGCATTACAAAAAAATTTGGATAAGATACTGACAAACCCTAAAGTATTAAATCAGCTAAGCCCTGAAGCTCGTAAAAATGTTGATCAGATTCGAAAAAATTTAGGTAAACAATTACAAGAGTTTAAAAAGGAGGTTGATGGATGGCTAGTCAAAAGTAGAAAAACTTCTGCAGATGCAAATAAAAATTCTAAGAACCAAACCAATAAGCCAAATTCTCCAGCAAATGGTGGACAAAAAGCAAACAATACAAATCAGGGCAAATCTAACAGTACCAATAATTCGTCAATAGGCCAAACAGCTATAACTAATTTATCTAATAAATTTAAAGGTATTCTAGGTGAGCATATGGCAGATTACTATTGCCAAGAAATTAAAGGCTGGGGAACTTCAACACATGATAAGACAGGAACGAAAAACTCTCATAAATTGAATGATAATGGGGAAATGGTAAATCTATTTTCTATTAAAAGTAGGGGGCGTGGTATAGATGGAGTTTGGAAGAAAGGTAATAGTGATGCAAAACCATATGCAATTATAGAGGCTAAATGTAGCCAAAATCCTGCTGCTTCACTTAGAGATTTATTAGGTGATGCTAATGATAAAAATGGTATTGATAAATCAATACCTCAACAACAACAAAGATCTGGCAGAACCTCTAGAAGCCGTACTAATAATAGTTCTACTAATCGTAATTTAACTTTAGGTGGCGAAAAATATAGAGATTCTAGTGGAAAAGTAGTTCAAATGAGTCATCATTGGATAACAAATCGTCTTGTTAAATCAGTAGGAATTAAGCTAGCTCCAATAATATTGAAAAAAAGAAGATATGAAAGATATGTTATTTTTTTTAGTGGATTGCAGGTAGTAGAACATGCTGTTGCATTAATTAAATTCTTATCTAAACAAACAGTAACTGATAAAGAGCATTCTATTCATAAGGCTACAAGGGTTTGGACTGATAAAGACATTAGTATCGTTGTTAATAATAAATAATTGGAAATTTATTTATGTTGAAATTTAAGTTTAATCGTAGACAACAATTTTTAGATGAAAGTTACTATCAATCTACAAGGAGTGAGCTTGTCAGCGCCATAGAAAGTTTTCTAAGTGAATCAAATGATGATGAAGATATCGAAGCAGGATGGGTAGACTCTTATTCGATAGCATCTAGATATCAATTTGATTTGTTTATTTTGGACTATACTGCTGGTAAACCGATTGAATATTTACGCTTAGAATTTGATAAAGTAATTGAATTATTCAAGGAACTCTCTATAAAACAGAGAGCCTATTATAAAAATAATAATTTTAGTGTTTTTGACATCGAAATTTTAGATGACTATTGTGTATATATATGGATTATCAGCCTTTGTTATTTATTAAAAAGAACTGATTTACTACCGTTGGTAGCTAACCTTGTTGATGGAGAGGATCAAGAAAATGGAGGAAAAGATTGGATTGTAGAGGAATTTTTGGCTTTTAATGACGATAACCGTTTTGATTGTTCAGATGTCCTTTTTTCAAATCCTTATTTTGAGTTATCAAATGCATTTGTGACCCAAGATAATAAAGTTTCATTCAAGCATTTAAACAAATTTTTAAAAAAATGGTATAAAGATTTATCTGGAGCTCCATGGCATGATACCCATAAATCAGAGGGTGGATATTATGGGTATTGGGCTTTTGAAGCAGCTTGCGCTGTTATTCTATTAGAAATAGAAAATGACAAAGAATTTCATGAATACCTCTATTATCCAAAAGACTTAATAGAGTTCTATCGTACATTTAAACCTAGTAGTGCTGAAATTGACCTCCTAACTAAATATCAAAAAGTATCAATTCAAGCAGGTAAAAAATGTCCTCAATCAGGTTATTGGTTCACTATAGCTAAGGAAAATACTCGTCAATACTTTAAACAAGGGGAAATTTTCCCTGATTTTGAAAGTGATTGGGGTGATGTGTATTGGCAGTTTGATGGCGAAGAATAATTGAAAATATGCCCTTCGGAGTAGTTTTTGGACATAAAATGGATTTAGTTAATATAAAAAGACAACAATTTCTGACACTTCCAATGTATGAAACATTAAAGGAGGAAACTCTAGACACTATTGAAACTTTTAAAGTTAATCCCACAGGTGTTGGTGACTCACTGGAAGAAAGATGGGTATATTCTTATGCTATAGTAGCAGAAAACTATTTAAATCTACTTTTATTGGAATATACAGCTGGTAATAGTTTACCTTTCATTAGAAGCCAACTTGAAATAGTTATTGACTATTATGAGCAATATGGAAATAAGTTAAGAAGTTATCATAAAAATATAAACCTACCAGTTTTTGAATTATTTACTGTTGATGGCTATTGTCCATGTATTTGGTTAATTAGTTTGTGTTATCTACTTCACCGAAAGGATTTACTACCTCGAGTTGCAGAATTAATTGACGGTGAAATGAGAGAAAATGTTGCTCAAGATTGGTTGATTGAAGAGTATTTATCTTTTTCAGATGAAAATAGATATGACTGTTCAACAGTTTTAGTTTAAAAGCCTTACTTATTATTATGTGAAGCATTTTCGAATCAAGATAATGAAATTTCTTTAGGTTTTGTTCGTAAGTTTTTAAAGAATTGGTACAAAGATTTATCAGGTGCACCTTGGCATGATACTCATAAATCTGAAGGCGGTTATTATGGATATTGGGCTTTTGAAGCAGCTTGCGCTGTTATTCTATTAGAAATAGAAAATGACAAAGAATTTCATGAATACCTCTATTATCCAAAAGACCTAATAGAGTTCTATCGTACATTTAAACCTAGTAGTGCTGAAATTGACCTCCTAACTAAATATCAAAAAGTATCAATTCAAGCAGGTAAAAAATGTCCTCAATCAGGTTATTGGTTTACCGTCGCGAAAGAAAACTCACGTCAATATTTTAAACAAGGAGATATTTTTCCTGATTTTGAAAGTGATTGGGGGGATGTGTATTGGCAGTTTGATGGTGAGTAATTAGTTTTTAAGATTAACTGCTATTTTATAGTGAATAGCAGTTAAAATAGTAAAATATGATGAGCAAGGGAATTTACTCAGCTATACCGACTGTTCAGGCAAAGAAACAAAATGGCAATATGATGAGCGTGGCAGAGTTATTTCTGTTGAAAATGCACTAAAGCAAAAAGTTGAATATTTCTATACTGAACTGACTACACAAAAACGTGAACCAATCATTAAAGGCTTATAGCTAAGTATAGAATATAAGCTACATCATCTTGAATGCAATATCCAAAGCGTCGGGAAGTGTTTTATTGCTATGGGCAACCATATGTCTGACTTTACTTTTTAGGACAGACCATGCTCTCTCAATAGGATTTAGATCAGGACTATATGCAGGTAGATAAACAATTCTTATCTGATATCGTGCTGCCAAGTCATCAATTACTCGACCTTTATGAATGGATGCATTATCTAGAATCAGCAAATAACTCTTAGTCTGATCATCCTTTTGCTTTAAATCCTGCAACAAATATTCCAACCAACAGACAAAAATATTCCGATCACACGAACCGTGAAAAACTAAAGGTTGAGTAAACTTGAATGGTGCATTTGATCTGACCGCACTGATCATACTGAGTCTCGTGCCATGCCCACCTGACTTAAATGCATGACAACGTTGACCTTTTGGAGACCAACCATATTCTGCGGTTTCATTGGTATTGATGCCTGATTCATCGATATAAAGAATGTGATCTTCACCATATTGCTGCTTCCACTGAGGCAAACACCATTCAAATACAGCACGGCTTAACTTGCAGGCTTGTTTGTAGAGAAAACTCTTTTTTTACGCGTCCAACCCATCTTATTTAGAGCTTTTAAAATGACATGATAGCCAACGCTATAACCGAATTTCTGTTCAAACAAATGAATAAGATCTTTAGCTTGGGTAAATGGCGTTGTTTTTACAAATGCTTCAAAAGCTTGCAGGTCCAGAATCTTTGAGGGACGTCCTACATTTGGAGACTTAGGTTGTTTGAGTTGACCAGTCTGCTGTTCGATCAGGATCCAATCATCGAGCGTGGTTCTGGCAATATTAAATATTTCGCACGTCTTAGATTTATGCTTTGACTCTTTATAAAACTGCATGGCTTTTTCGCGTAAATCGACAGAATATGTTTTTGGCATGGTCTTAAAGATTAAAGTTTTTTCTATTGTAGCTCATCTTAAACTTTTAGCTATACCTCTAAATGCGTTTGGTCAACTTGAAAAAATTAAACATGCTGACGGTACAGAAGAACATTTTATTCACGATGCGGAAGGACGTTTATTGGTTCATATTGATCCAAAAAAACAGCAGACCCATTATGAATATGACGATGCAGGTTTAATTCTATCACGCACCGATGCGCTCAATCATAAACTGCGTTATCAATGGGATCGACTACAGCGTTTAACCCAACTCACGAATGAAAATGGTGCAAATTATCAGTTTTTTTATGACCTTGGTGGCCGTCTAATCAAAGAGATTGATTTTGATGGCAAAGAAACAGTTTATCATTATGATGAAAGCACTGGCAGACTAGCGACGAGTATTGAAGTAGCGGCTAGTTATGGTCAAGATTTAAAAGATCGAGCTGCGCCAAAAGATCGAATTCAACAATTTATTTTTGACAGTATGGGGCGTTTAGAACAACGTACGGCTGGTTATGGGCACTATGGTTTAGAATTAGAAGAACAGCAAACAGAAGAGTTTGCTTATGACTATATGGGTAGGCTGATTCAAGCAAAAAATAAAGAATGTAATCTTCAGTGGTTTTATGATGCTGTGGGCAATGTGAGTCGTGAACATCATCATGATTTAACATTGAAAAAAACTGCGGTATGGAAACACAGTTATGATGAAATTTATGATCGCATTAAAACCATACGTCCTGATGGACAAGTACTGAATTGGTTAACCTACGGTTCAGGACATGTTCATGGTCTCGCTCTAAATGGTGAAGATTTAGTCAGTTTTGAACGAGATGATCTGCACCGTGAAATTGCTCGACATTATGCCAATGGTATCAGTCAAGAACAGCAATATGATTTAGCAGGTCGTTTAAATAGTCAAATTACACTCTCTGATCATGAAAATGGCTACCAAAAACAGACAGCAAAAAACAATGCCATTCAACAAACCCAACAATTGGTGAAACGTCTATATCATTATGATAAAACAGGTGAACTGATTGGAATCAAAGATACACGTCGTGGCAATATTTCCTATAAATATGACCCTCTAGGGCGTTTATTAGAAGCCAATAGTCAAATAGGTAAAGAGACTTTTAGTTTTGACCCTGCAAGTAACATTCTCGACCGTGATCAAGACCATCATGCTCA
The sequence above is drawn from the Acinetobacter lanii genome and encodes:
- a CDS encoding IS630 family transposase: MPQWKQQYGEDHILYIDESGINTNETAEYGWSPKGQRCHAFKSGGHGTRLSMISAVRSNAPFKFTQPLVFHGSCDRNIFVCWLEYLLQDLKQKDDQTKSYLLILDNASIHKGRVIDDLAARYQIRIVYLPAYSPDLNPIERAWSVLKSKVRHMVAHSNKTLPDALDIAFKMM
- a CDS encoding PoNe immunity protein domain-containing protein: MLKFKFNRRQQFLDESYYQSTRSELVSAIESFLSESNDDEDIEAGWVDSYSIASRYQFDLFILDYTAGKPIEYLRLEFDKVIELFKELSIKQRAYYKNNNFSVFDIEILDDYCVYIWIISLCYLLKRTDLLPLVANLVDGEDQENGGKDWIVEEFLAFNDDNRFDCSDVLFSNPYFELSNAFVTQDNKVSFKHLNKFLKKWYKDLSGAPWHDTHKSEGGYYGYWAFEAACAVILLEIENDKEFHEYLYYPKDLIEFYRTFKPSSAEIDLLTKYQKVSIQAGKKCPQSGYWFTIAKENTRQYFKQGEIFPDFESDWGDVYWQFDGEE
- a CDS encoding PoNe immunity protein domain-containing protein, whose protein sequence is MDLVNIKRQQFLTLPMYETLKEETLDTIETFKVNPTGVGDSLEERWVYSYAIVAENYLNLLLLEYTAGNSLPFIRSQLEIVIDYYEQYGNKLRSYHKNINLPVFELFTVDGYCPCIWLISLCYLLHRKDLLPRVAELIDGEMRENVAQDWLIEEYLSFSDENRYDCSTVLV
- a CDS encoding IS630 transposase-related protein, whose protein sequence is MPKTYSVDLREKAMQFYKESKHKSKTCEIFNIARTTLDDWILIEQQTGQLKQPKSPNVGRPSKILDLQAFEAFVKTTPFTQAKDLIHLFEQKFGYSVGYHVILKALNKMGWTRKKRVFSTNKPAS